Proteins co-encoded in one Erwinia sp. genomic window:
- the ftsQ gene encoding Cell division protein FtsQ (ID:JIFNMEKO_02456;~source:Prodigal:2.6), translated as MSQAALNVRQRDAREKLPSGQSNGSRLAGIIFFFIVLGVIIGSGAVLLKWMNDASRLPLSKLVVTGQMHYTTDDDVRQAILSLGAPGTFMSQDVNVIQQQIERLPWVRQASVRKQWPDELKIHLVEYVPVAHWNDIHMVDAEGRAFSVPASRFGKEILPMLYGPEGSESDVLEGYHQMSEMLAASRFRLKSVAMSARRSWQLVLDDNIRLELGRSEDMKRLTRFIQLYPKLAQQAELGSERIGYVDLRYDAGAAVGWIAAAETATEKKS; from the coding sequence ATGTCGCAGGCTGCATTAAATGTTCGTCAGCGTGATGCACGTGAAAAGCTGCCGTCCGGGCAGAGTAATGGTTCGCGCCTTGCTGGAATTATCTTTTTCTTTATTGTTCTCGGCGTAATCATTGGCAGTGGTGCTGTACTTTTAAAATGGATGAACGATGCCTCACGGCTGCCACTATCAAAACTGGTGGTCACCGGACAAATGCACTACACGACAGATGATGACGTTCGTCAGGCTATTTTATCGTTGGGAGCGCCAGGAACATTTATGTCACAGGATGTGAATGTTATTCAGCAGCAAATTGAGCGGCTTCCGTGGGTAAGGCAAGCCAGTGTTCGCAAACAGTGGCCTGATGAACTTAAAATTCATTTGGTTGAGTATGTTCCGGTGGCGCACTGGAATGATATTCATATGGTTGATGCAGAAGGAAGGGCTTTTAGTGTTCCTGCCAGTCGTTTTGGTAAGGAAATATTACCTATGCTATACGGTCCTGAAGGGAGTGAATCAGATGTGCTTGAAGGGTATCATCAGATGAGCGAAATGCTTGCAGCGAGCAGGTTCAGGCTTAAGTCAGTGGCCATGAGTGCACGACGCTCATGGCAATTAGTTTTAGATGACAATATTCGTCTGGAATTAGGCAGAAGTGAGGATATGAAACGATTAACTCGTTTTATTCAATTGTATCCTAAACTTGCACAGCAGGCTGAACTTGGCAGTGAACGCATTGGCTATGTGGATTTACGGTATGATGCTGGTGCTGCAGTAGGCTGGATAGCCGCCGCTGAGACAGCTACCGAAAAGAAATCATAA
- the ddlB gene encoding D-alanine--D-alanine ligase B (ID:JIFNMEKO_02457;~source:Prodigal:2.6) — protein sequence MTEKVAVLLGGSSAEREVSLMSGEAVLAGLQEAGIDAHPIDPREVSVMQLSALGFNKVFIALHGRGGEDGTVQGALELQGIPYTGSGVMASAITMDKLRTKYLWQGCGLPVAPFVSLTLGQYRQGLNKQTHEAIAALGLPLFVKPSNEGSSVGISRVNELKSLDAALKEAFHHDNEILIEAFLSGPEYTIGVLGDQVLPAIRIQVQTEFYDYDAKYLSDETQYFCPSGLDEVREAELNQLVMKAWKSLGCSGWGRVDVMMGSDGHFYLLEVNTSPGMTGHSLVPMAAKQAGMSFSRLVSSILALAD from the coding sequence ATGACTGAAAAAGTTGCTGTACTACTGGGGGGCTCGTCTGCAGAGCGTGAAGTCTCTCTGATGTCGGGAGAAGCTGTACTGGCCGGATTGCAAGAGGCGGGCATTGATGCACATCCGATAGACCCGCGTGAGGTGTCAGTTATGCAGCTCAGTGCGTTGGGTTTTAATAAGGTGTTTATTGCCTTGCATGGACGTGGTGGTGAGGATGGTACCGTACAGGGTGCACTCGAACTGCAGGGAATTCCATATACAGGCAGTGGTGTTATGGCGTCGGCTATCACCATGGACAAGTTACGTACCAAATATTTGTGGCAAGGTTGCGGACTGCCGGTTGCACCTTTTGTGTCGTTGACGTTGGGGCAATACCGGCAAGGACTGAATAAACAAACTCATGAGGCGATTGCCGCATTGGGATTACCGCTGTTTGTCAAACCAAGTAATGAAGGTTCAAGTGTCGGGATCAGTCGTGTCAATGAGCTGAAAAGCCTGGATGCGGCGCTGAAAGAGGCTTTCCATCATGATAATGAAATACTGATCGAAGCATTCCTCAGTGGTCCCGAGTACACGATTGGTGTCCTGGGTGACCAGGTACTGCCTGCGATTCGCATTCAGGTACAGACAGAATTTTATGATTACGATGCAAAATACCTCTCCGATGAGACGCAATATTTCTGTCCCAGTGGACTGGATGAGGTGCGGGAAGCAGAACTTAATCAGCTGGTAATGAAAGCCTGGAAGTCACTGGGATGCAGTGGGTGGGGGCGTGTTGATGTCATGATGGGTAGCGATGGTCATTTCTACCTGCTGGAGGTGAATACTTCCCCTGGTATGACAGGACATAGTCTGGTACCGATGGCTGCAAAACAAGCGGGTATGAGTTTCTCCCGGTTAGTTTCCAGTATTCTGGCGTTGGCAGATTAA
- the murC gene encoding UDP-N-acetylmuramate--L-alanine ligase (ID:JIFNMEKO_02458;~source:Prodigal:2.6), whose product MNTQQLAKLRSIVPEMRRVRHIHFIGIGGAGMGGIAEVLANEGYAISGSDLAPNAVTAHLTKLGATIYFHHRPENIENSSVVVVSSAITQDNPEIVAAREARIPVIRRAEMLAELMRFRHGIAVAGTHGKTTTTAMISAIYAEGGLDPTFVNGGLVKAAGTHARLGHSRYLIAEADESDASFLHLQPMVAVVTNIEADHMDTYQGDFENLKQTFINFLHNLPFYGRAVVCIDDVVIRDLLPRIGRHITTYGFSEDADVRIVEYQQRGALGHFTLSRIDKPLMKVTLNAPGRHNALNAAAAVAVATEEGIDDEEILTALESFQGTGRRFDFLGEFPLTAVNGIAGTAMLVDDYGHHPTEVDATIKAARAGWPERQLVMIFQPHRYTRTRDLYDDFASVLSQVDVLLMLDVYAAGETPIPGADSRALCRTIRGRGKVDPILVSDPAMVLETLAPLLTGNDLILFQGAGNVGRIAKLMADQKLQPEIRQGEQHD is encoded by the coding sequence ATGAACACACAACAATTAGCAAAACTTCGTTCTATCGTCCCGGAAATGCGCCGCGTGCGTCATATCCATTTCATTGGTATTGGCGGCGCGGGAATGGGCGGAATTGCTGAAGTACTGGCAAACGAAGGTTATGCGATCAGCGGTTCTGATCTGGCCCCCAATGCGGTGACAGCACATCTTACTAAGTTAGGTGCAACTATCTATTTTCACCACCGACCGGAAAATATTGAAAATTCCAGTGTAGTAGTGGTTTCCAGTGCTATCACACAGGATAACCCGGAAATCGTTGCTGCTCGTGAAGCAAGAATACCGGTGATTCGCCGGGCAGAAATGCTCGCTGAGCTAATGCGTTTTCGTCACGGTATCGCCGTGGCAGGTACGCATGGCAAAACCACTACTACAGCGATGATTTCAGCTATTTATGCTGAAGGTGGGCTTGATCCTACTTTTGTTAATGGCGGATTGGTCAAAGCAGCGGGTACTCATGCCCGGCTTGGGCATAGTCGCTACCTGATAGCTGAAGCAGATGAAAGTGATGCCTCTTTTCTTCATCTGCAACCGATGGTCGCCGTGGTGACCAATATTGAAGCTGACCATATGGATACCTATCAGGGTGATTTTGAAAATCTGAAGCAGACATTTATCAATTTTCTGCACAATTTGCCGTTTTATGGTCGCGCGGTAGTGTGCATTGATGATGTTGTGATCCGCGATTTATTGCCACGCATTGGTCGGCATATTACCACTTACGGTTTTAGTGAAGATGCTGATGTGCGCATAGTGGAGTATCAGCAACGTGGTGCACTCGGGCACTTTACACTCAGTCGCATCGATAAGCCTCTGATGAAGGTGACGCTCAATGCGCCCGGCCGTCACAATGCGCTTAACGCTGCGGCAGCTGTGGCTGTAGCGACAGAAGAGGGCATTGACGACGAGGAGATACTGACTGCGCTGGAAAGTTTTCAGGGCACCGGGCGTCGTTTTGACTTTCTCGGTGAATTCCCTCTGACAGCGGTAAATGGTATAGCAGGTACAGCCATGCTGGTGGATGATTATGGTCACCATCCTACTGAGGTGGATGCAACTATCAAAGCAGCCCGCGCAGGTTGGCCTGAACGACAGTTAGTCATGATTTTTCAGCCACACCGTTACACACGCACACGTGATCTCTACGATGATTTTGCCAGCGTACTGTCTCAGGTTGACGTGCTTTTAATGCTGGATGTCTACGCTGCCGGAGAGACGCCAATTCCAGGTGCTGACAGCCGCGCTCTCTGCCGCACCATACGTGGGCGGGGTAAAGTCGATCCTATTTTGGTCTCTGACCCTGCTATGGTGCTGGAAACACTGGCGCCGTTGCTGACAGGAAATGATTTAATACTGTTCCAGGGGGCTGGAAACGTAGGACGGATTGCTAAATTAATGGCAGATCAAAAATTACAACCCGAAATTCGACAAGGGGAGCAGCATGACTGA
- the murG gene encoding UDP-N-acetylglucosamine--N-acetylmuramyl-(pentapeptide) pyrophosphoryl-undecaprenol N-acetylglucosamine transferase (ID:JIFNMEKO_02459;~source:Prodigal:2.6) has translation MKGKRLLVMAGGTGGHVFPGLAVAHELQAQGWQVRWLGTADRMEAQLVPAHGIEIDFIRISGLRGKGILALLAAPWRIFQAVIAARKIIKAYQPDAVLGMGGYVSGPGGLAAWSCRVPVVLHEQNGIAGLTNKWLAKIATTVLQAFPGAFRDAAVVGNPVREEVLQLHPPQERLAARSGPLHVLVVGGSQGARILNQTLPDVAAILGERITIWHQTGKGALEDVLAEYQEVNQTTHKVTEFIDDMAQAYQWADVVICRSGALTVSEIAAAGLPAIFVPFQHKDRQQYWNALPLEKAGAAKIVEQPQFNAHGVAEILAGWDRSALQNMAERARAIAIPDATQRVAAAVVAAAK, from the coding sequence ATGAAAGGAAAACGTTTATTGGTGATGGCCGGAGGGACCGGAGGGCATGTATTCCCTGGACTGGCGGTTGCTCATGAATTACAGGCGCAGGGCTGGCAAGTGCGTTGGTTGGGAACCGCCGATCGTATGGAGGCTCAGCTGGTTCCCGCACACGGCATTGAGATTGATTTCATTCGGATTAGCGGATTGCGCGGCAAAGGGATACTGGCATTGCTGGCTGCACCGTGGCGTATTTTCCAGGCGGTGATTGCTGCCCGCAAGATCATCAAGGCATATCAACCTGATGCAGTACTGGGAATGGGTGGATATGTCTCTGGTCCCGGCGGCCTGGCAGCATGGAGCTGTCGTGTGCCTGTGGTGCTGCACGAACAAAACGGTATTGCGGGATTAACCAATAAATGGCTGGCAAAAATTGCCACAACGGTTTTGCAGGCGTTCCCCGGTGCATTTCGTGATGCGGCTGTTGTTGGCAACCCGGTCAGAGAGGAGGTCCTACAACTTCACCCTCCGCAGGAGAGGCTGGCGGCTCGGAGTGGCCCGTTGCATGTCCTGGTGGTTGGCGGAAGCCAGGGAGCCCGGATCCTGAATCAGACGTTACCCGATGTGGCAGCGATACTGGGTGAGCGCATTACTATCTGGCATCAAACCGGGAAAGGGGCACTAGAAGATGTGCTGGCGGAGTATCAGGAAGTGAATCAGACAACCCACAAGGTGACAGAGTTTATTGATGATATGGCGCAAGCGTATCAGTGGGCTGATGTGGTGATCTGTCGCTCAGGCGCGCTGACTGTCAGTGAAATCGCGGCGGCGGGCTTACCAGCGATTTTTGTGCCTTTTCAACATAAAGATCGTCAGCAGTACTGGAATGCCCTGCCACTTGAAAAGGCGGGAGCAGCCAAAATCGTCGAACAGCCGCAATTCAATGCGCACGGTGTGGCTGAAATTCTGGCCGGCTGGGATCGTTCAGCCTTACAGAACATGGCTGAACGCGCTCGTGCCATAGCGATTCCTGATGCGACGCAACGCGTTGCTGCGGCAGTGGTTGCAGCAGCTAAATAA